TGCTTTTTCTATCCAAGTTAGTGTTGCATTTGGTAAGGTTTGAGCCAACTGAGGTGCATATTTAGGTTTTTGAAAGTTATCTTCATCACCCCATAAAATGAGGGTTTCATGCTTTAAGCTTTTAAGCTCCCCGGCAATTGCTTGTGTACTCTTTATTAAGTCGACGCATATTATTAAATAAAGAGCCTAAAATAACCTTCATTTTTTAATTTATGAAATAAAGTAGCAGCTACATGAAATAATTACTGCCAGTTTGGGCCTATTAAAATAATAGGCCCAGTCTATTTTACAGTTTTATATTGTTTAATTTGGACTAGTTTAGTAAATACTTAATTTTATTAATTAATACTTGCTGCTTTACTGGTTTTTCAAGCATGTCGTCAAACCCAAGCTCAACATACTTAGCATTACTATTTGTGTCAGAATCTGAAGTGTGGGCAATAATTTTTGTTTGCTTGTCTGCGTTATGTTTTTTTATTTTAAGCATCGCGTCAGTACCCGAGAGTTCTGGCATAACAATATCCATTAAAATAATATCGTAATTATTTTGCGATACCATCAACATAGCTTCTATTGCATTGCTTGCATAATCTATTGCTACGTTTTCATCTTTCAGCATGGCTTTAATAACCATTTCTACAAGCGGTTCGTCATCAACTAATAACAACGATTTGGTGTTCTTAAATTCTGTATGCATTGTAGTTACAGTAATGTTTTTTTGCTTGTTTGCACTTACATGTTGTAATTCTACGGTGTTAACTAGTAACGATAAATTAATCGATGTTGTTTTACCACGCTCGTGCACAGTTATGTTTTTTCCGCCGAGCATTTTAAAAATTGAGATAAAAAACCGCAGCTCTAATGTCGCATCAAAATTAATATCACTTTCAAAAGACTGTTGTTTACATACCATTTGTAACTGACTATAAAAGCTTCCCTGATTTGCTAAGTTATTTATAGAAAAATCCAGCGACAAATAATGTTTACCTTGCTCGTTAATCAGCTCAGAATTTAACGACAATTTACCTTGGTGGGTGCTTTCTATAAGCTCACTAGCAAGCTGAATAATTAATTGCATTATCAGTTTTTCATCACTGCTTATGCCTTTATCTATGGGCACATTGTTATTAATAATTATATTTTTATCATCAGACTCTTTATTAAGAATATCGGCCGTATTTTTAAGTAAGTCAGCTAAATTAATAGCGCTCATTTTAAGCTTTAATTTACCGGTATCGGTTTTATTTATATTAATTAACTGCTGCACTACACAGTTTAACTGTGTGCATGCATTTTCTAATTCATTGCTAAAATTGGCTTTACTGTTTTTATAGTTAAGCTCTACTATAGATTGCAGCGAACTAAGTGGCGCTTTTAATTGCATTGCTAAGCGTGCTACAAATTTATCTTTAAACTGGTTAGCTTGCTTAGATTTTTCTACAACTTGGGCAAGTAATAACTCTTTTTGATGTGCTTGTGTCTCATCTCTAAAGTAACAAACAAATCCACCAAAGTCGGTATGCCTTTGCACAACGGTGATCCAACGGCCATCGTTAAAGCCAATATCTATTAATTGGCTATGTTCATTAGCTAATTTATTATGCTCTTTATAATGGGTAATAATATTGTTTTGTTGAGAAATACTAATTATTTGGCTGTAACTTAATTGTTTATTGTTTTGAATAACATGAGAAAACAATTCGTTAAACGCCTGGTTAGTTATTACCGGAAATTCGTTACTATTAAAAATGGCAAAGCCATGCGGTAGCGCATCAAGCGAGCTTGAAAACAACGATTCCCTATTAAGTATAAGGGTATTTTTTTGTTTAATTTCGTCATGTAAGCGCCTTGGTAAACGTAAAAAATAATAAACAAATGCAAATATAGCTAAGCTAATTAATGCCAGTTTAAATAAGTCGAACTTAGATACATTAACAGGCGTTATCGGTTTGATGGGTTGCACATGCAAGCGCCACGTAGCAGGAAAACGACTACTTGCTGCGCTTATGCTGTTAGGGATCGTTTTAACATTTAGCTCCCCCCTACTACCTAATATAAACTGAGGGGTTGATATAAATAAATTATAATTTTGCGTATTTAGCTTACCAATTATGGCATTTAAAAACTTACTTAAATCAAAGGCTGTGAGTGTATAAATAGCGCTATTGCCCATGTTAATTTCTGAAATTAAAAATGCGGTATCGGCTACAGTAAATACCTCTACTGATTGTTTATTTGCTCGCATTGAAAATGCATTTAGCCAATTAGTAAAGCCATAAGCTGCTAAATCAAAGTTATTTTTAGACCAAATGGCAAGTTGTTTATAGTTACTATCAAATACAACAAAACCTTTATACGTTAAACTACTTGATACCTGCGTTTTTACTAAATCACTTAATTGTTGCTGAGTATAACTTTGCTGGCTTTTTAAAAAACCTGCGACAATTTTATCTTTTTGAGTTATGTAAAGTGCTTGGTTATCAAAGCGCTCTAATGCATCAAATAGCGTTTGCCTTAACTGCTGAGTTTGTATGGCATAGGCACTTTTTTTGTCTTTTTTATCTAACGTATATAAAAGCAAAGCCGAGAACGAGCAAATAACCAGCGCAATTAAAAACGCCACCGGCGCTAAGCTAAATAAATGAACAAATCGATTAAGTGATTTTGTCTCACTCGGTTTAATTGCTTGGGGTGAGGTAAAATGCTTATTAAGCTGGGTTTGCAGTAGTTGCGCAAAAGATACAAATTGTTCTTTTTGAGAGCCAATAAGTGTTTTGGGTGAAATATCGGCAATGATCAGTACGCCAATTAAGCTGTTATCTAAATTATAAATGGGATATTGAGAGAAAAAACGTACCTGTTGGCAGCGCCCTTTTGTTAGTGGGTCAAATAGAGTGTCTTCAATTATGTAGAGTTTTTCTTGTGTGCACGTTTGTGCCAAGCTATTTAATTCACTGTCGGCTTTGTATGGGTCATCGCAGCTAATAATTTGGTGCGTATACAAGGCATTAAAATCAACGTATTTGATAATAGAAACATCATAAAACTGCTTCATTAGCGTCAGCGTTTCTGTTATTTCTTGTTTTACTTCATCAATTTGTGTGTCGTTAAATTCATTTATACTTTTTAAATATGAACTGTTCATGGGCGCACTCCTTCACCTTTCGGCGGTGTAGAAATCCAACGTGTGCTATTAGCACTTGTATGTGATGGAAGTTTTACTCTAAATGGCGGAAGTAAGTTATTTAAAGCGGGTTCGCCTTGTGCATTTAACACCGGCTCTGCCGAGGTTAAATTAAGCGAAGCCTCGCAGTAAGTCACGCCAGGCTCTATGCCAATAAGGGCCAGCGTTTGAATAATTATCTCGTTATTTATTAAATCGATACCTAGCAGTTCAAAGGTTGTTTCTAAAATAGTAAATACCAGTGTTTCTACTATATTTTCATCTTCTTCTAGTTGCGTACCTTGTGGGCAGCAAATACTGCCTAGCTCTACATCTACATTGCTTGCTACACCTAAGAGGGCCAGTGCATCAAGCGCGGTTCCTAACAAGACTTCAACTTGTGGTAAATATAAATCAAGAATATCACCTTGCGGATCGTACCCTGTTTGGCAACTATTGCACGACTGCGATAATTGCTGACTGTCTATGCCTAATAACGGATTACCAAGGGCAGTTACACCAACCAAACAACTACTATCAGCTTGCTGTTTAGCAATTGAAAAGCTTTCGCACGGGTTACCAGTAATTACCTTTTGAGACATATAGCGTGATACAATTTCGTCACCTGTTGCGGGGCACGCTAGTGCTGTACTTTTTAATAATTGTCCCATTACGGAGTTACTTAATTGCCCAATAGCATAATTAGGCCCTTGCTGTAGCGCATTGATGTAACTTACATTGCCACTATTAGCGGTGTTACTAACCCCTAAACTATCTGAAAACTCATCGCTTAAGCTTTTTATACACGGGTTGCCTTGGCAATTAGGTGCATCGTAATAAATGGCTTCTCGGGATGTGAACCTATCATCGCGTATCCCAATTAAAGCGCGATATGTTGCATTTGCTTGGCGGTCTGTGTAAAAAATTAAAGGCGCTTGATGCTCATCAAACCCAATGGCGATTCCTAAAGGGGTGTTGTTAGCATCAACCACTGTTATTTGGTTATCTACCTTTGTGTGATAGCGCTTAATAAGTGCATCGCGCACTAAAATAACACCACCAATAGAGCCAATAATTAAAATGGTAATAATTAAAATCAGCTCAATAGTCAGTATATAGCCCTGTTGGTATTGTTTATTCATAGAGCGCTCCTATAGCACTTCAACTAGCATTTTTAGTACATTCATTACTTGCAGTGCCGCAGGAAAAAACACCAGTACTAAAAACATAGGAAAACAAATTAAGATAATGGGAAACGTGGTATGCAGTGCTTTTTTGTTTACTTTTTTAGCTAATAAAATATTTTTTTTAAGCGCAAAGCTTTCTAATTGTGACTCAACCGCCTGTATTAACGGGGTGCCAAGTTTAGAGCCAATAAGCATTAAATTAGCTAATTTTTTTAAACCCGAGACCCCTGTTCTGTCATACAACGAGTTAAAGGCTGTTTCGCGGTCTTTACCGGCACTGAGCTCAAACAAAAATAGTTTAAGCTCTTTGTATAAAGGATGCTTTTTACTTAACCCGTGA
The genomic region above belongs to Pseudoalteromonas sp. MM1 and contains:
- a CDS encoding response regulator, with the protein product MNSSYLKSINEFNDTQIDEVKQEITETLTLMKQFYDVSIIKYVDFNALYTHQIISCDDPYKADSELNSLAQTCTQEKLYIIEDTLFDPLTKGRCQQVRFFSQYPIYNLDNSLIGVLIIADISPKTLIGSQKEQFVSFAQLLQTQLNKHFTSPQAIKPSETKSLNRFVHLFSLAPVAFLIALVICSFSALLLYTLDKKDKKSAYAIQTQQLRQTLFDALERFDNQALYITQKDKIVAGFLKSQQSYTQQQLSDLVKTQVSSSLTYKGFVVFDSNYKQLAIWSKNNFDLAAYGFTNWLNAFSMRANKQSVEVFTVADTAFLISEINMGNSAIYTLTAFDLSKFLNAIIGKLNTQNYNLFISTPQFILGSRGELNVKTIPNSISAASSRFPATWRLHVQPIKPITPVNVSKFDLFKLALISLAIFAFVYYFLRLPRRLHDEIKQKNTLILNRESLFSSSLDALPHGFAIFNSNEFPVITNQAFNELFSHVIQNNKQLSYSQIISISQQNNIITHYKEHNKLANEHSQLIDIGFNDGRWITVVQRHTDFGGFVCYFRDETQAHQKELLLAQVVEKSKQANQFKDKFVARLAMQLKAPLSSLQSIVELNYKNSKANFSNELENACTQLNCVVQQLININKTDTGKLKLKMSAINLADLLKNTADILNKESDDKNIIINNNVPIDKGISSDEKLIMQLIIQLASELIESTHQGKLSLNSELINEQGKHYLSLDFSINNLANQGSFYSQLQMVCKQQSFESDINFDATLELRFFISIFKMLGGKNITVHERGKTTSINLSLLVNTVELQHVSANKQKNITVTTMHTEFKNTKSLLLVDDEPLVEMVIKAMLKDENVAIDYASNAIEAMLMVSQNNYDIILMDIVMPELSGTDAMLKIKKHNADKQTKIIAHTSDSDTNSNAKYVELGFDDMLEKPVKQQVLINKIKYLLN